CGCTGTCACTGCTGATCGAATCGGTGGACCAGGCCGAGGAACTTTCGCGCCCGCTGCCGAGCCAGTTCTATCTGCTGGCGCGCAAGTTCTGGCCGGGACCGCTGACCATCATTGTGCGCGCGGCATCGCGCCTTCCGCTGAAGGTGACGGCGAACACCGGAAACGTGGCGCTGCGCGTGCCGTCCGCAGCCATTCCGCTGGCCGTCATCAAGGCGGCGGGCATTCCCGTGACGGCGACTTCGGCCAACGTGAGTGGGGAAGCGGAGTGCACCACGGCGCAGGGCGTGAAGGAGCAACTGGGAGCCTCCATTGCACTGATCGTGGACGGCGGCCCTTCGCCGCGCAGCGTGGCTTCCACCATCGTTGACGTGACCGACGACGCCGGGCACTGGCGCGTGCTGCGCGAGGGCGCCATCCCGCGCAGCGAGATTTCCGAGGTCCTTGGCCCCTAGCGGCCCTCTCCTGATGAACCGCGCTGCCCCGGCCCGACCGCGCCCCCGACGGCGCCGAAGATGGATCCGCTGGGTCGCCGCGCTGGCGGTGCTGGCGCTTGCCACCTTCTTCCTGGTTGCGTCGCGGCAGATCGTGCAGCAGTCGGGACGCGACGAAGCGCAGCCGGCCGACGTCATCGTAGTGTTCGGCGCCGCCGAGTATGCCGGGCGGCCGTCGCCGGTGTTCAAGGCCCGGCTGGACCACGCCTATGCGCTCTTCCGGCGGAACCTTGCGCCGATCGTGATCGTGACCGGCGGGTCGGGGGACGATCCGCGATTCAGCGAGGGCGGCGTGGGGCGCGACTACCTGATCAGCCGCGGCATTCCCGAGCACAACCTGATCGCCGAGACGCAGAGCAGCAACACCAGCCGCGAAGCCGGGCGCGTGGCGACCATCATGCGCGTGAACGGCTTGCACAGCTGCATCGCGGTCAGCGACCGCTACCACATGTTCCGCATCAAGGCGCTGCTGGAGAGCGAGGGCGTGGGCGTGTATGGATCGCCGCGTCCGGAGTCGAGGGCGGCATCAGGCTGGCAGGCGGCGCAACTGGTGGCGCGCGAGGCGGTGAGCTACATGCTGTGGCGCATGCACATTACGTAGCACTCAGCATTCAGCAATCAGCATTCAGCCACGAACGGCTTCTGTGAACAAGCGCGGCTTTTGCCGGGATAGGCAAGGGCTGAATGCTGAGTGCTGACTGCTGAGTTTCAAACGAAGCAGGCCGGAAACCGCCGCGTGAGCTTTCGCCCGCGCTGCGGTTCCGGCCTGACCCCACTTGGGGCGTCCGCCTAGAAGATGATCTTCATGGCGAACTGCAGCTGGCGCGCCGACCCTGCGTCGCCGCCGGGTCCGCGCGTGGCGCGAATCACGCCAAACGTAGTGCTGTTGAGCTGCGCTGCCGTGCCCGGGTTGGCGAAGTTCGGGTGGTTGAACACGTCGAAGGCCTCAAATCGGAATTCGTGGCTGATGCGCTCGGTAATCTTCGTCGTCTTGGCGAGCGCCAAATCCACGTTCTTGAAATCCGGTCCAGGGATCGAGTTCCGGCCAATGTTGCCGTAGTGGTAGACGTTCAAGCCGCCCTGCACCACGATCGGCAGCGTAAACGGCTGGCTGCCGGTGCAGCTTGCCGGGCTGGTGGGATCGCAGAGCAAAGTGGTCGCCGGCGCGAACCATTGCACGTTTCCCGCCTGCGAGCCGGTGGTGATGATGGTTTTGCCCACCGACGGCATCGCGCCGGTCTGGTCAACTCGGATTCCGCCGCTCGTGAAGCCGCCCGGCGTCAGACCTGTCGCCGGGTTCCCGGCGGTGATGTTCAGCGGGTTTCCGCTTTGCAGCGTGACCACGCCGCTCACGCGCCATCCCTTGACCAGGCGGTTGCTGTTGAACGGCAGTGTGTAGAGCCCGCTCAGGGTGAAGTGGTGCCGCGCATCGAAGTCCGAAGGCCCGTAGTCGAGGAAGGGACGCGTGCTGTCGGCCACGATGAGGCCGGCGCGCGACGTCTCATCCAGCGATTTCGACCAGGTGTAGTTGCCGGAGAACTCCAGCCCGTGCGACAGCCGCTTGTTGGCGGTGATCCACAGGGCGTTGTAGTTCGACGTGCCGATGCTGGCGCGGGTGTTGATCGAACCCAGCAGGCTGTTGGCAGCAATGGGGCTGTCGGCTGCAAGCCGCACGAACGGCCGCACGTAGTTGCCAGGCGCCTTGGTTGGGTCCTGGATCTGCTGGTTAAGGTTAACGACCGTATCCAGGTGCGTTCCCTTGTTCCCGAAGTAGCCGA
This portion of the Terriglobales bacterium genome encodes:
- a CDS encoding L-threonylcarbamoyladenylate synthase, with amino-acid sequence MRTEIVRINSERPEGPLVTYVAEQIRSGKVLGMPTDTFYGLAADPFNLRAVDRVYEIKSRSRHKPLSLLIESVDQAEELSRPLPSQFYLLARKFWPGPLTIIVRAASRLPLKVTANTGNVALRVPSAAIPLAVIKAAGIPVTATSANVSGEAECTTAQGVKEQLGASIALIVDGGPSPRSVASTIVDVTDDAGHWRVLREGAIPRSEISEVLGP
- a CDS encoding YdcF family protein, translating into MNRAAPARPRPRRRRRWIRWVAALAVLALATFFLVASRQIVQQSGRDEAQPADVIVVFGAAEYAGRPSPVFKARLDHAYALFRRNLAPIVIVTGGSGDDPRFSEGGVGRDYLISRGIPEHNLIAETQSSNTSREAGRVATIMRVNGLHSCIAVSDRYHMFRIKALLESEGVGVYGSPRPESRAASGWQAAQLVAREAVSYMLWRMHIT